The following proteins come from a genomic window of Halorussus halophilus:
- a CDS encoding geranylgeranyl reductase family protein yields the protein MYDFVVVGAGPAGSRFSRRAAEAGYDVLTLERGEVGKPLACSGHVSTDIWEFTPDGAREELLQNEVYGARFHVGGPRSDDYPFYKQEVVSNVIDRVGLDVRLAAAAREAGADLREDHSVSSVEEHREYVEVTANTPDGTETYRAKMVAGCDGPVSRVRTELGLPEPGEKLQGVLGFSEEDDPGDYVDVHLTAPKFFAWRIPRSDAGVEYGLAAPPGSEPTAKELFEEFTQNYDIETSEFCAGMIPVGPAPRVSSWRGFLIGDAAAQTKPFTGGGILYGMTAADHAVREIDPDDPDSLQNYESAWRDDLSTEIRLGHWIRRAYSLPEPVQKAGLSAFSGEIGVHMDKPTSFFSKEHLSKLLSRS from the coding sequence ATGTACGATTTCGTCGTGGTCGGTGCGGGACCCGCAGGCTCGCGGTTCTCGCGCCGCGCCGCCGAGGCGGGCTACGACGTGCTGACGCTCGAACGCGGGGAAGTCGGCAAACCCCTCGCGTGCTCGGGTCACGTCAGTACCGACATCTGGGAGTTCACGCCCGACGGAGCACGCGAGGAGTTGTTGCAGAACGAGGTGTACGGCGCGCGCTTCCACGTCGGTGGCCCGCGAAGTGACGACTACCCCTTTTATAAGCAAGAGGTCGTCTCGAACGTCATCGACAGAGTCGGTTTAGACGTCCGTCTCGCGGCGGCCGCAAGAGAGGCGGGTGCAGACCTCCGAGAAGACCACAGCGTCTCGTCGGTCGAAGAACACCGCGAGTACGTCGAAGTAACGGCGAATACGCCTGACGGCACCGAGACGTACCGAGCGAAGATGGTCGCTGGCTGTGACGGGCCCGTCTCGCGGGTTCGGACCGAACTCGGCCTGCCGGAACCGGGTGAGAAACTGCAAGGCGTACTGGGTTTCAGCGAGGAGGACGACCCTGGCGACTACGTTGACGTGCATCTCACTGCCCCCAAATTCTTCGCGTGGCGAATCCCGCGAAGCGACGCCGGAGTCGAGTACGGACTGGCGGCACCGCCGGGGTCCGAGCCGACCGCAAAGGAACTGTTCGAGGAGTTCACCCAGAACTACGACATCGAGACCAGCGAGTTCTGTGCCGGGATGATTCCGGTCGGGCCAGCACCGCGCGTCAGCAGTTGGCGCGGGTTCCTAATCGGGGACGCGGCGGCCCAGACTAAGCCCTTCACCGGTGGCGGGATTCTGTACGGCATGACCGCCGCCGACCACGCAGTTCGGGAAATCGACCCCGACGACCCTGACTCGCTACAGAACTACGAGTCGGCGTGGCGCGACGATTTGAGTACGGAAATTCGACTCGGCCACTGGATTCGCCGCGCCTACTCGTTGCCCGAGCCAGTGCAGAAAGCGGGGCTGTCGGCGTTCTCGGGCGAAATCGGCGTCCACATGGACAAGCCGACCTCGTTCTTCTCGAAAGAGCATCTCTCGAAACTGCTTTCGCGGTCGTGA
- a CDS encoding DUF7344 domain-containing protein produces the protein MSSADNTPERERLSEDLIFDVLKNRRRRYTLHYLKQQDRPVELSELAEQVAAWENNTTVEGLSANERKSVYTSLYQTHLPKLADAGIVDYNQNRGVVELSANAAQLEGYLRPQDEFPWIRYYLALAVVSAVLVIGDFLDVPPFSAIPNEIWGVLIVAAFAFSALAHYLRRRRLARQERPSNVES, from the coding sequence ATGAGTTCGGCTGATAACACACCGGAACGAGAGAGACTGTCCGAAGATCTCATCTTCGACGTCCTCAAGAACCGACGGCGACGGTATACGTTGCATTACTTGAAACAGCAGGACCGTCCGGTCGAGCTGAGCGAACTCGCAGAGCAGGTCGCAGCGTGGGAGAACAACACGACCGTAGAAGGACTGTCGGCCAACGAGCGCAAGTCGGTGTACACGTCGTTGTATCAGACACACTTGCCAAAGCTGGCGGACGCGGGTATCGTCGATTACAATCAGAATCGTGGCGTGGTCGAGCTATCGGCGAACGCGGCGCAGTTGGAGGGGTATCTCCGTCCACAGGACGAGTTTCCGTGGATACGGTACTACCTCGCTCTCGCTGTCGTGAGCGCAGTTCTCGTCATCGGGGACTTTCTCGACGTGCCACCGTTCTCGGCGATTCCGAACGAAATCTGGGGCGTCCTCATCGTGGCCGCCTTCGCCTTCTCGGCACTGGCCCACTACCTGCGACGGCGGCGACTCGCTCGGCAAGAACGGCCGTCGAACGTCGAAAGCTGA
- the uvrA gene encoding excinuclease ABC subunit UvrA, translating to MSKDYIDVRGAEEHNLKDLDISIPREQFNVVTGLSGSGKSSLAFETVYAEGQRRYIESLSAYARNFLGQMDKPQVENVEGLSPAISIDQKNAANNPRSTVGTVTELHDYFRLLYARIGTPHCPECGQEVGEQSAQNMVRRVLELPEGTRAKIAAPVVRDQKGAFEDLFDDLVSEGYSRVEVDGEEFDLTMDRPDLDKNYDHDVDVIVDRVKVSDEARSRITDSVETALEEADGALKVILPNPPEEAAAEIGGAAARSTGDLAGEADDRLVVEFSEDLACTHCGIDFREIETRSFSFNSPHGACPECEGIGETKEVDEDLVVVDESKPLKHVFEPWSYNRTYYQRQIDNVADHFGISVSTPFEDLPEDVQQAFIYGTDEQVHFEWRTKNGVREKDERFEGVIPNLERRYVETDSDSTREHIEDYMAVTECPVCEGTRLNDQSRSVYVDGTAITEVNELSIGDALDHFEGLEQNLDERETKIAEEILKEIRARLGFMEEVGLEYLTLDREASTLSGGESQRIRLATQVGSGLVGVLYVLDEPSIGLHQRDNDRLLNTLEGLRDLGNTLLVVEHDEATMRRADNVIDMGPGPGKRGGEVVAQGTVEEIEACEESITGDYLSGRKDIPVPDDRRTSDSALTVKGARQHNLKDLDVSIPVGEFTAITGVSGSGKSTLMHDVLYKGLAREMNDNTSVDPGDHDDIEGIDNVEKVRLIDQSPIGRTPRSNPATYTGVFDYIRELFAETKLAKQRGYERGRFSFNVKGGRCEECGGQGTVKIEMNFLSDVYVPCEECDGARYNDETLDVTYKGATIADVLGMSVEEAYDFFEHDQRIARRLKLLKDVGLDYMNLGQPSTTLSGGEAQRVKLAEELGKKDTGDTLYLLDEPTTGLHKEDERKLIEVLQRLTDQGNTVVVIEHELDLVKNADTVIDLGPEGGENGGRVVAQGTPEAVARTKESHTGRYLRDMLPAVELEGPRADERVAPATDD from the coding sequence ATGAGCAAGGACTACATCGACGTTCGGGGAGCAGAGGAACACAACCTCAAGGACCTCGATATTTCTATTCCACGCGAGCAGTTCAACGTGGTCACGGGGCTGTCGGGGTCGGGGAAGTCCTCGCTCGCCTTCGAGACCGTCTACGCCGAGGGCCAGCGGCGGTACATCGAGAGTCTGTCGGCGTACGCACGCAACTTCCTCGGCCAGATGGACAAGCCACAGGTCGAGAACGTCGAGGGACTCTCGCCCGCTATCTCCATCGACCAGAAGAACGCCGCCAACAATCCTCGCTCGACGGTCGGGACCGTCACCGAACTGCACGACTACTTCCGACTGCTGTACGCGCGCATCGGGACGCCTCACTGTCCGGAGTGCGGACAGGAAGTCGGCGAGCAGAGCGCCCAGAACATGGTCCGGCGAGTGCTAGAACTGCCGGAAGGCACGCGAGCCAAAATCGCCGCGCCGGTCGTCCGCGACCAGAAGGGTGCCTTCGAAGACCTCTTCGACGACCTCGTGAGCGAGGGCTACAGTCGCGTCGAAGTTGATGGCGAGGAGTTCGACCTGACGATGGATAGGCCAGACCTCGACAAGAACTACGACCACGACGTGGACGTCATCGTAGACCGCGTGAAGGTCAGCGACGAGGCCCGCTCTCGCATCACCGACAGCGTCGAGACTGCCCTCGAAGAGGCTGACGGCGCGCTGAAGGTCATCTTGCCGAATCCACCGGAGGAGGCGGCGGCCGAAATCGGCGGCGCGGCCGCTCGCTCTACAGGTGACTTGGCGGGCGAAGCAGACGACCGACTCGTCGTCGAGTTCTCCGAAGACCTCGCCTGCACGCACTGTGGTATCGACTTCCGGGAGATAGAGACACGGTCGTTCTCGTTCAACAGCCCACACGGCGCGTGTCCGGAGTGTGAGGGCATCGGCGAGACGAAGGAGGTAGACGAAGACCTCGTCGTCGTAGACGAGAGCAAGCCGCTGAAGCACGTCTTCGAACCGTGGAGCTACAACCGGACGTACTACCAGCGCCAGATAGACAACGTCGCGGACCACTTCGGAATCAGCGTCTCGACGCCGTTCGAAGACCTCCCGGAGGACGTACAGCAAGCCTTCATCTACGGCACCGACGAGCAGGTCCACTTCGAGTGGCGCACCAAGAACGGGGTGCGAGAGAAGGACGAGCGCTTCGAGGGGGTCATCCCGAACCTCGAACGACGCTACGTCGAGACTGACTCGGACAGCACGCGCGAACACATCGAGGACTACATGGCCGTCACCGAGTGTCCGGTCTGTGAGGGCACGCGACTGAACGACCAGAGTCGCTCGGTGTACGTCGATGGCACTGCGATTACCGAAGTGAACGAACTCTCCATCGGCGACGCGCTCGACCACTTCGAGGGATTGGAACAGAACTTAGACGAGCGCGAGACGAAAATCGCCGAGGAGATTCTCAAAGAGATTCGCGCACGACTCGGGTTCATGGAGGAGGTCGGTCTGGAGTACTTGACCTTGGACCGCGAAGCCTCGACGCTCTCGGGCGGCGAGAGCCAGCGAATTCGACTTGCCACGCAGGTCGGGTCCGGCTTGGTCGGCGTGCTCTACGTGCTGGACGAACCGTCTATCGGCCTCCACCAGCGTGACAACGACCGTCTGCTGAACACGCTCGAAGGGCTTCGAGACTTGGGCAACACCCTGCTCGTCGTGGAACACGACGAAGCCACGATGCGCCGGGCGGACAACGTCATCGACATGGGGCCCGGTCCGGGCAAGCGCGGCGGCGAAGTCGTCGCACAGGGGACCGTCGAGGAAATCGAGGCCTGCGAGGAGTCCATCACGGGCGATTATCTGTCGGGGAGGAAGGACATTCCCGTTCCCGACGACCGCCGGACGAGCGACTCCGCGCTGACAGTGAAGGGGGCACGCCAACACAACCTCAAAGACCTCGACGTGTCGATTCCGGTCGGCGAATTCACCGCGATTACGGGCGTCTCCGGCTCTGGTAAGTCCACGTTGATGCACGACGTGCTGTACAAGGGACTCGCCCGCGAGATGAACGACAACACGAGTGTGGACCCCGGCGACCACGACGACATCGAGGGCATCGACAACGTGGAGAAGGTGCGACTCATCGACCAGTCGCCAATCGGGCGCACCCCGCGGTCGAATCCCGCGACGTACACCGGCGTCTTCGACTACATTCGGGAACTGTTCGCCGAGACGAAACTCGCCAAACAGCGCGGCTACGAGCGCGGCCGCTTCTCGTTCAACGTCAAGGGCGGCCGCTGTGAGGAGTGTGGCGGGCAGGGCACCGTCAAAATCGAGATGAACTTCCTCTCGGACGTGTACGTCCCCTGTGAGGAGTGCGACGGCGCACGCTACAACGACGAGACGCTGGACGTGACCTACAAGGGCGCGACCATCGCCGACGTACTCGGTATGTCCGTCGAGGAAGCCTACGACTTCTTCGAACACGACCAGCGTATTGCTCGGCGTCTCAAGCTTCTGAAAGACGTGGGTCTCGACTACATGAACCTCGGCCAACCGTCCACGACGCTTTCGGGCGGGGAAGCCCAGCGAGTCAAGTTGGCGGAGGAACTCGGCAAAAAGGACACCGGCGACACGCTGTATCTGCTCGACGAACCGACGACCGGCCTCCACAAGGAAGACGAGCGGAAACTCATCGAAGTACTCCAGCGACTGACAGACCAGGGCAACACCGTGGTCGTCATCGAACACGAACTCGACTTGGTGAAGAACGCCGACACCGTCATTGACCTCGGCCCGGAAGGCGGCGAGAACGGTGGCCGTGTCGTCGCGCAGGGAACCCCTGAAGCCGTTGCTCGCACGAAAGAATCCCATACGGGCAGGTATCTCCGAGACATGCTACCCGCCGTCGAGCTAGAGGGACCGCGAGCGGACGAACGAGTCGCTCCGGCGACCGACGACTAG
- a CDS encoding nitroreductase family deazaflavin-dependent oxidoreductase codes for MAADKESTYPDDAPTYRRIRDRVRVFNKRSLNPVTLRFAGRRFSPYGVVRHIGRRSGRTYDTPVVVATSGDWFVVPLPYGIDVDWYQNVRAADECTILYQGSAYRGVSPRLVDPAAVPEAFPEWVHRLVRRGGAGQYLRVKRGEAVPEVYREVTEEHPVEPLVAGVVVLFLLGAVIRQLAKVFN; via the coding sequence ATGGCCGCCGACAAAGAGTCCACGTATCCCGACGACGCGCCTACGTACCGCCGAATCCGAGATCGCGTTCGGGTGTTCAACAAACGATCGCTCAATCCGGTAACACTGCGGTTTGCCGGTCGGCGCTTCTCTCCGTACGGCGTCGTCCGCCACATCGGTCGTCGATCCGGACGGACGTACGATACGCCGGTCGTCGTCGCCACCTCGGGTGACTGGTTCGTCGTTCCACTCCCGTACGGAATCGACGTGGACTGGTACCAAAACGTTCGAGCGGCAGACGAATGCACTATACTCTATCAGGGGAGCGCGTATCGAGGCGTATCACCGAGGCTCGTAGACCCCGCCGCGGTCCCGGAAGCGTTCCCGGAATGGGTGCATCGACTCGTCCGCCGGGGCGGCGCGGGACAGTACCTCAGAGTGAAGCGCGGTGAAGCGGTCCCCGAGGTGTATCGGGAAGTGACCGAGGAGCATCCCGTCGAACCGCTAGTCGCTGGCGTTGTAGTCCTGTTTCTGCTCGGGGCCGTCATCCGGCAACTCGCCAAGGTTTTTAACTGA
- a CDS encoding LURP-one-related/scramblase family protein → MSSPDISGLDLTDDEYQVVQSLIRNKYKAYDSAGNLVLKGKQKMFKLKEEFPFTDGDGNEAFTVKAGGILDVAGNYALIDSRTDQPVVTLDENLTLLTDKWKIRDPDTEAMLAEIESKSTLVSFLRHIHAIFSLIPHEYEITDANGGHVGTIDGQFSFKDKYDVEIDDASGVPKEAVVASAMVIDAIEGN, encoded by the coding sequence ATGTCCTCCCCCGACATCAGCGGTCTCGACCTCACCGACGACGAGTATCAGGTCGTCCAATCGCTGATTCGAAACAAGTACAAGGCCTACGACAGCGCCGGGAATCTGGTACTGAAGGGCAAACAGAAGATGTTCAAGCTCAAAGAGGAGTTCCCCTTCACCGACGGCGACGGTAACGAGGCGTTCACCGTCAAAGCGGGCGGCATCCTCGACGTGGCGGGCAACTACGCACTGATAGACAGTCGGACCGACCAGCCCGTCGTCACACTGGACGAGAACCTCACGCTGCTCACCGACAAGTGGAAGATTCGAGACCCGGACACCGAAGCGATGCTCGCCGAAATCGAGTCGAAGAGTACGCTGGTCTCGTTCCTTCGGCACATCCACGCCATCTTCAGCCTCATTCCCCACGAGTACGAGATTACCGACGCGAACGGCGGCCACGTCGGTACCATCGACGGCCAGTTCTCGTTCAAGGACAAGTACGACGTGGAGATAGACGACGCCAGCGGCGTGCCGAAGGAGGCCGTCGTCGCCTCCGCGATGGTCATCGACGCTATCGAAGGGAATTAA
- the ygfZ gene encoding CAF17-like 4Fe-4S cluster assembly/insertion protein YgfZ — protein MTVIEDQQTDLGATWTEVGGRSIPAEYGRPERTHRAVRNVVGITEMPYGVVVVRGDDRVEYVDNVVSNAVPEADGEGVYALLLDPQGGIELDMYVYNAGSQLLLFVPPGRAESLAADWREKVFVQDVDIEAASDGFAVFGVHGPQATEKIASVLNDAGAPDGHLTFDRGRMAEIGVTVICTDGLTGEEGYEVVCTTGTSETETGEVSNAERVFDTLLNHGLNAAPFGRQTWETLTLEAGTPLFDTELQGNVPNVLGLRNALDFEKGCYVGQEVVSRVENRGRPSKRLVGLLPEAVPESGAAVFAGDEAVGEVTRATASPSREEPIAFGLVDYEAGGDPDSELTVRVDGEEVPAKITELPFVEGSDRSARLPTY, from the coding sequence ATGACAGTAATCGAGGACCAGCAGACGGACCTCGGCGCGACGTGGACCGAGGTCGGCGGGCGCTCTATCCCGGCGGAGTACGGGCGACCGGAGCGGACTCACCGCGCGGTGCGCAACGTCGTCGGCATCACCGAGATGCCCTACGGCGTCGTCGTCGTCCGCGGCGACGACCGTGTCGAGTACGTGGACAACGTCGTCTCGAACGCCGTGCCAGAAGCCGACGGCGAGGGCGTCTACGCTCTCCTGCTCGACCCGCAGGGCGGCATCGAACTCGACATGTACGTCTACAACGCCGGGAGTCAACTCCTCCTGTTCGTCCCGCCGGGGCGTGCCGAATCGCTCGCCGCCGACTGGCGCGAGAAGGTGTTCGTCCAAGACGTGGACATCGAGGCCGCGAGTGACGGGTTCGCCGTCTTCGGCGTCCACGGGCCGCAAGCCACCGAAAAAATCGCCAGCGTCCTCAACGACGCCGGGGCACCCGACGGCCACCTCACCTTCGACCGCGGCCGAATGGCAGAAATCGGCGTCACCGTGATTTGCACCGACGGACTCACTGGCGAAGAAGGGTACGAGGTCGTCTGTACCACGGGAACGAGCGAGACCGAGACCGGCGAGGTGTCGAACGCCGAACGGGTGTTCGACACCCTGCTGAATCACGGGCTGAACGCCGCGCCGTTCGGCAGGCAGACGTGGGAAACGCTCACGTTGGAAGCTGGAACGCCGCTGTTCGACACCGAGTTGCAGGGCAACGTCCCGAACGTACTGGGCCTGCGGAACGCGCTGGACTTCGAGAAGGGTTGCTACGTCGGCCAAGAGGTCGTATCACGCGTCGAGAACCGCGGACGGCCGAGCAAGCGATTGGTTGGACTGCTTCCCGAGGCAGTACCCGAATCAGGCGCGGCAGTCTTCGCGGGCGACGAGGCAGTCGGCGAGGTGACGAGAGCGACGGCGAGTCCGAGCAGAGAGGAGCCAATCGCGTTCGGACTGGTGGACTACGAGGCCGGCGGCGACCCGGACTCGGAGCTAACCGTTCGCGTCGATGGCGAAGAAGTCCCTGCGAAAATCACCGAGTTGCCGTTCGTGGAGGGGAGCGACCGGTCTGCTCGCCTGCCGACGTACTGA
- a CDS encoding DUF6432 family protein, with product MKAKREYRNRKEVEVAVLDALVDRGEEGMTVFELRSHVEADIDELETALGELKEDHLIDATTNDQRTLITPDERVVPDPDEDPEEPSFVDRIIEKLPL from the coding sequence ATGAAAGCAAAGCGGGAGTACCGGAACCGGAAGGAAGTCGAGGTCGCCGTCCTCGACGCTCTCGTCGACCGGGGCGAGGAAGGTATGACGGTGTTCGAACTCCGGTCACACGTCGAGGCCGATATCGACGAATTGGAAACCGCGCTCGGCGAACTCAAAGAAGACCACCTCATCGACGCCACCACGAACGACCAGCGAACGCTCATCACGCCCGACGAGCGCGTGGTCCCCGACCCCGACGAAGACCCCGAGGAACCCTCGTTCGTGGACCGGATTATCGAGAAGTTGCCGCTCTAG
- a CDS encoding RNA-binding protein: MQVKSRHHLRSDEVREIEDGLAEQLGVEMDADTYELVELEDSDFDLVLVDGEPAVLYVDDEPFLTVHGANEYPPQTRVVTVDAGAVSFVSDGADVMRPGIVEADAEIASGDLVAIAEESHGKVLAIGRAQTDGDDMVGNEGKVVSSLHHVGDELYEFVI, translated from the coding sequence ATGCAAGTGAAATCGCGCCACCACCTCCGCAGCGACGAAGTGCGGGAGATAGAGGACGGACTCGCCGAACAACTGGGCGTCGAGATGGACGCCGACACCTACGAACTCGTGGAACTCGAAGACAGCGACTTCGACCTCGTGCTGGTCGATGGCGAACCGGCAGTGCTGTACGTGGACGACGAACCGTTCCTGACCGTCCACGGCGCGAACGAGTACCCGCCGCAGACGCGCGTCGTGACTGTGGACGCCGGAGCCGTCTCGTTCGTCAGCGACGGTGCGGACGTGATGCGCCCCGGTATCGTAGAGGCCGACGCGGAAATCGCGTCGGGCGACCTCGTCGCAATCGCCGAGGAGTCCCACGGCAAAGTGCTGGCCATCGGGCGCGCGCAGACCGACGGCGACGACATGGTCGGCAACGAGGGCAAAGTCGTCTCCTCGCTCCACCACGTCGGCGACGAGTTGTACGAGTTCGTGATTTAG
- a CDS encoding MFS transporter, whose translation MNDLRRAVLTYYAYRCISAIGFIGPFLNVFLVTRGVTFTDLALGGSAMAAVTVLGEVPSGYVGDRLGRRRSLLLSQTLFAVGISSWLFVRSTAAVVSVFVVLGLGGTFQSGSTQAWLYDVLDENEQAGRYTEIESRGSALRLWVTATTMVAGGLLYVVEPWIPFACAATLSWTGVGIVASLPANAQYRGRSGEGEETADENEEKSDNPLTPRRALTVVRRFLGRPDLRGIVGVVAVFGGVCFAAGDYLQPVVVGVLPRTTLTVAGVPLPEFVVLGCLYAAFTALSAAAVDRADALQVALGARGALFALVGVGGVAMVVPLVAVRALGGVATATVAATLLAVVGFQTCLEVVQPIHSAYLNEHAESIGRATTLSAVAFVGAIVRVPILLVGGRVADTTTPTVALAFVGVVALGVVIGISLSNRTKSVDSRTASADD comes from the coding sequence GTGAACGACCTTCGCCGGGCGGTCCTCACCTACTACGCCTACCGCTGTATCAGCGCCATCGGCTTCATCGGGCCGTTCCTGAACGTCTTCCTCGTTACTCGCGGCGTCACCTTCACCGACTTGGCACTCGGCGGGTCGGCGATGGCCGCCGTCACCGTCCTCGGGGAAGTCCCGAGCGGCTACGTCGGCGACCGACTCGGCAGGCGTCGAAGCCTCCTGCTCAGCCAGACGCTGTTCGCAGTCGGCATCTCCTCGTGGCTGTTCGTCCGCTCGACGGCCGCCGTCGTGAGCGTCTTCGTCGTCCTCGGTCTCGGAGGCACCTTCCAGTCCGGCAGTACGCAAGCGTGGCTCTACGACGTGCTGGACGAGAACGAGCAAGCCGGGCGATACACCGAAATCGAGAGTCGTGGCTCCGCACTGCGCCTCTGGGTCACGGCGACGACGATGGTCGCGGGTGGTCTCCTCTACGTCGTCGAACCGTGGATTCCGTTCGCCTGTGCGGCCACACTAAGCTGGACCGGCGTCGGCATCGTCGCCTCGCTCCCGGCGAACGCGCAGTATCGCGGGAGAAGTGGCGAGGGTGAGGAGACAGCAGACGAAAACGAGGAGAAAAGCGACAATCCGCTCACCCCTCGCCGCGCGCTTACGGTCGTCCGGCGATTCCTCGGTCGCCCCGACTTACGCGGCATCGTCGGTGTCGTCGCCGTCTTTGGAGGCGTCTGCTTCGCCGCGGGTGACTACCTCCAACCCGTGGTCGTCGGCGTACTACCTCGAACGACGCTCACGGTCGCTGGCGTTCCGCTCCCGGAGTTCGTCGTCCTCGGGTGTCTGTACGCCGCGTTCACCGCGCTGTCGGCGGCCGCGGTTGACCGTGCCGACGCGCTCCAGGTTGCACTCGGTGCGCGTGGCGCGCTGTTCGCGCTGGTCGGCGTCGGCGGAGTCGCGATGGTCGTTCCCCTCGTCGCAGTGCGAGCGTTGGGTGGTGTGGCTACCGCGACCGTCGCCGCGACGCTTCTCGCCGTCGTCGGCTTCCAGACCTGCTTGGAAGTCGTCCAGCCGATTCACAGCGCCTATCTGAACGAGCACGCCGAGTCCATCGGCCGTGCGACGACCCTCAGCGCCGTCGCGTTCGTCGGTGCCATCGTTCGCGTCCCCATCCTGCTCGTCGGTGGCCGGGTCGCGGATACGACGACACCCACGGTGGCGCTGGCGTTCGTCGGCGTCGTCGCCCTCGGAGTCGTAATCGGTATTTCTCTCTCGAATCGGACGAAGTCGGTCGATTCCCGAACGGCGTCGGCTGACGACTGA
- a CDS encoding cell division protein SepF yields the protein MGFMSKILGERDSRNAEDYVELNLDDFDTATSDAAMQVHIAEIQGQQDVIAIKDAIYDGDLVVADITRLRTEDTTVERITNELQQVAREVDGDIVQKGDDQILVTPTGINVSREKLGR from the coding sequence ATGGGCTTCATGAGCAAAATCCTCGGGGAACGGGACTCGCGCAACGCCGAGGACTACGTCGAACTCAATCTCGACGACTTCGATACGGCGACCAGCGACGCCGCGATGCAGGTCCACATCGCCGAGATTCAGGGCCAGCAAGACGTCATCGCTATCAAAGACGCCATCTACGACGGCGACCTCGTCGTCGCTGACATCACCCGCCTGCGCACCGAGGACACCACCGTAGAGCGCATCACCAACGAACTCCAGCAGGTCGCCCGGGAAGTAGACGGCGACATCGTCCAGAAGGGCGACGACCAAATTCTGGTCACCCCGACGGGCATCAACGTCAGTCGAGAGAAGTTGGGCCGGTAA
- a CDS encoding DUF5611 family protein → MKEYKMRRGEHLEDRIPDMKAKIEDFFGEISGTEEHNGHELYVVEDPDNPVFERIIAGTAEYSGKKDKLAVHFEERPAEDVIAEGNADAAADAVSKKNEFLLDATGRDAKARRDSMKRTVEDDAETPDGVS, encoded by the coding sequence ATGAAAGAGTACAAGATGCGACGAGGCGAGCACTTGGAGGACCGAATCCCGGACATGAAGGCCAAAATCGAGGACTTCTTCGGCGAGATTAGCGGCACCGAGGAACACAACGGCCACGAACTCTACGTCGTCGAAGACCCCGACAACCCCGTCTTCGAGCGTATTATCGCCGGAACTGCAGAGTACAGTGGCAAGAAAGACAAACTCGCGGTCCACTTCGAGGAGCGCCCCGCCGAGGACGTCATCGCGGAAGGTAACGCAGACGCCGCCGCCGACGCGGTCAGCAAGAAAAACGAGTTCCTGCTCGACGCGACCGGCCGCGACGCGAAAGCCCGCCGTGACTCCATGAAGCGCACTGTCGAAGACGACGCCGAGACGCCCGACGGCGTCTCGTAG
- a CDS encoding DUF7093 family protein, which translates to MSLRCSLLGHNYGDAEIEREREEEGTEVVVTVREFKECDRCGERSVVSENKEVTALETPTQSADTGASSGGAGSTGSPSAGGGNGGSPNVGNPSGNAPSGGSPAGGQSDVTMGGQSDTGAGADGQATGTPSSTAPSMDSEFEAPQSAEEDDGVILEDDDDDEADDDRQPGQWPDKDANRSSSEESQAGAWPEVGREDDGYDAEPSDGEDADVQFGGGLTPESAPESSSDDEAEFVNAEGDNLQAQNSAQRSSSGGHRELSSGFTAGASAPSAASPSEDDDVDAEFVCPECNFRKEVANSSMRAGDICPECRRGYIAKE; encoded by the coding sequence ATGAGTCTCAGGTGTTCGCTCCTCGGTCACAACTACGGGGACGCAGAAATCGAACGCGAGCGCGAGGAAGAGGGAACGGAAGTGGTAGTCACGGTCAGGGAGTTCAAAGAGTGCGACCGCTGTGGCGAGCGCAGCGTCGTCTCGGAGAACAAGGAAGTCACCGCCTTAGAGACCCCAACGCAGTCGGCTGACACTGGAGCGTCCAGTGGGGGTGCCGGAAGCACCGGTAGCCCGAGTGCCGGTGGCGGAAACGGTGGTAGCCCGAATGTGGGTAATCCGAGCGGCAACGCTCCCAGCGGCGGCAGTCCCGCCGGTGGCCAATCCGACGTGACCATGGGCGGCCAGTCGGACACTGGTGCGGGTGCAGACGGGCAAGCCACTGGCACTCCCTCCAGTACCGCTCCGTCTATGGACAGCGAGTTCGAGGCACCCCAGTCCGCGGAGGAGGACGACGGCGTCATCCTCGAAGACGACGATGACGACGAAGCCGACGATGACCGACAACCCGGTCAGTGGCCCGACAAGGACGCGAACCGCTCCTCTTCAGAGGAGAGCCAAGCAGGTGCGTGGCCGGAGGTCGGCCGCGAGGACGACGGCTACGACGCCGAACCGTCGGACGGCGAGGACGCGGACGTGCAGTTTGGTGGCGGCTTGACTCCCGAATCCGCCCCTGAGTCGTCTTCCGACGACGAAGCAGAGTTCGTCAACGCGGAGGGCGACAATCTTCAAGCACAGAACAGTGCCCAGCGCAGTTCGAGCGGCGGCCACCGCGAACTCTCCTCCGGGTTCACCGCGGGCGCGAGCGCACCGTCGGCGGCGAGTCCGTCCGAGGACGACGACGTCGATGCGGAGTTCGTCTGTCCGGAGTGCAACTTCCGAAAGGAGGTTGCAAACTCCTCGATGCGCGCGGGCGACATCTGCCCGGAGTGCCGTCGGGGCTACATCGCAAAGGAATAG